The stretch of DNA GGGATTGCTTTACAAAAGAACAAAAAGGAAATCTATTACAGTTTCGATGTTACAACACAAATCTCTGATGTGtaaactaatttatttgttCTATTGCTTATGTAGTAATCGATGATTAGTAGTTTGAACTTACTTTtgaagtatttttattattcagCTTCCAGCCATTGAAGTTGTTGTGAAGTCTCCACCAACTGATCGTGATCAAAGGCGGCCACCAATTTTTGTTCTTGTCATATGTCCTACTCGAGAGCTTGCATGTCAAGCTGCTGCTGAAGCCACTAAACTGCTTAAGTATCATCCTACCTTAGGTGTTCAAGTTGTGATCGGAGGAACAAGACTTGCTTTAGAACAGAAACGCATGCAAGCAAATCCTTGCCAGGTGAgttctttttctttccaatcaaaattattttatgtagGCTTGAGCCTTGTGCACTTCCATATGTACCCCAAAAAACTCCTTGCCCATTTAGATAAGGCAAATAATCAAACTTCCTGACATAATGATGCAGAATGTTGTGTTTTTATTGGTGCTTATATGTTGCACTTCCTGatataacttattttcacaATCAGTcagaactcttttttttttgtaactcaTTTTACATACATACATGAACTCATGAAGAAAGAAGAGAAGCAAATATCTATATTCAAGGGTTTAATActgttttaaaaatgaatgaagAGAAGATCACCGTTCATTTTCTTGGCTTAAACCGTAATAATGCTATGATAATCTGGTTTCCTGCCCTACCTTTGGAAATCACCATCTTATAGCAAACTAGTTTTCCAGACTGAACATTATTTGTTTGCCTTTTGTACAGATCCTTGTTGCTACCCCTGGAAGGCTTAGAGATCATATTGAAAATACTGCTGGTTTTGCATCTAGGCTTATGGGGGTGAAAGCCTTGGTGCTTGATGAAGCTGATCATTTACTGGACATGGGATTTCGCAAAGATATTGAGAAAATAATTGCTGCAATCCCTAAACAACGACAAACACTTATGTTTTCTGCAACCATTCCAGACGAGGTttgtctttctttctttttatcatttttctttttagatGCGGTGCTTCATGCTTTATAAAAGATATGCACAATGGGCTTATTCTTGTACGATTATTGTTGTGAAGGTGCGTCAAGTCTGTCATGTTGCTTTGAAAAGGGATTTCGAATATATTAATACAGTTCAAGAGGGTTCTGAGGATACACATGCACAGGTAATTGTTTATAAGTTCATGCTAATAACTCATTAAATTCTTACATGTGTATATGCTTATGCGATGTAATGTATGCATAAATGTACTAGCAAGCATATAACATCTTTTCTGGACATTTATTTATGGTACTTTGGATCATTTCAGGTCCGCCAAATGCATTTAGTTGCACCATTAGACAAGCATTTCCATTTACTCTATGCTATTCTGAAGGAGCACATTGCAGATGATGTTGACTATAAGGTTTGCTTTCTAATCTGCAACCAACTGTACTTTAGGTTTTTTTTGTCCTTTCACTATGACACACATAACATGGTAACtaactaaaaatatcatattttggATTAGTATTTTGCTTCTTTAGAATATAAACTGCGATTTGAGTATTTGACGACACAATTTTACTTTTACCATCATGTTTACATGGTTTTGGAGGGTTTGTAATGTAGTTATTGGTTTACCAGGTTCTTGTTTTCTGCACAACTGCTATGGTCACAAGACTTGTTGCTGATCTCCTTGGGGAGTTGAACTTGAATGTGAGAGAAATCCATTCAAGAAAGCCTCAGAGTTATAGAACTAGAGTTTCTGACGAATTCCGGAAGTCAAAGGGTCTCATCCTGGTTACTTCAGATGTATCTGCACGTGGAGTTGATTATCCAGATGTTACTCTTGTTGTACAGGTAATATATGTGGAACTTCTTGTTTCATTCTACTACTGTATTATCATTTACCAGCATGCTCGCACCCATCCCATAATGTATTTCGTGGATTATGTCCTGTTCTATGCATGTTTGATAGGAAACTCAATACATACAATTGCTAAAAGTGCAAGCTTTTTGGTTATGATATGATCAAGTGTGAGCTTTTTAATGCTTTCATTAGTTTTAATTGTCACGTTTCTgccattttttcaatgaatagGTTGGCGTGCCGGCTGATAGAGAACAGTATATACATCGACTAGGTAGAACAGGGAGAAGAGGAAAAGAAGGGCAGGGCATACTGCTATTAGCTCCTTGGGAAGAGTTCTTCTTATCTACGGCAAAAGATTTGCCTATTGGGAAAGCTCCAGTACCTTTAGTTGATCCTGACACCAAGAAAAAGGTATTTACTCGGATATATAAGGGATACAATTCTTTgatataatgaaaaatatcggtGTCCCAccgtaaaataaaaatagcagTGAGTTTGGTGGCATGCAACTGTAATTTTGGCAAAAACTACAGTTTAGAGCTTCTACAAAATCACGGTGTCATCGTGATTTCGTCAAACTCATTGTAATTTCAAACATGTACTAACGTTTTGAATTGTTAACAGGTGGAAAGGGCTCTATCCAATGTGGAGATGAAGAATAAAGAAGCAGCATATCAGGCATGGCTTGGTTACTACAACTCTAACAAGAAAGTGGGGAAAGATAAGTACAGGTTAGTCGAGCTTGCAAACGAGTTCAGTCGATGCATGGGTCTCGATACCCCTCCAGCCATATCTAAGCTTGTCCTCGGCAAGATGGGTCTTAAAAATGTCCCTGGTTTACGTTCCAAATAGGTTatttattcattcaattcaaattCTTACAAGTCAGTTTATGTGAGAGAGAAATATTCTTTACatacaaatttgattttaagGACTTGATACTTCTAAATTTCAAATATGTTGCCATTTTTGTGTGTATCTATTGTAGTTCTAGATGAACAATCATTTAACAACATAATGCAACTAGGAAATGTCAGTTCCAGATGAATTTGTGATGTGATTTACTATGTTGCAATTGTTCCAGCTTTGGAAAAATATGTATTCAATCatataatttatgaattaaACACACCTTGTATGTCAGTTGGGCATAAACTATGGCGTTTGTGGACaccttattttttgtttttaaagatTAACTGTTGTTAATTACTTATTTAACCataagaaaatacaaaatgaaCTTGGGTTCTTCCAAACGATTCATTTTAGGAAGAATTCATTAACCATTTAAGCCCAATATCTTCGTTAATCATGCTTTCACGTCGATTGCATATTCCTTCGGTGATATTGTAGCAACTCATCACATACGTGGGATTTGGACcattgcttttataaaaaaatcaaattgcacCACCTACAGTATATAAATGCGACGCGGTTGTTATGCTTTGTTTTATATATTCTCTTGAGACGTAATATAGGCGttaataaaatttgtattagAATTTCATTGGTTTACATAATAGACAAATTTCCAACCTTACCTTACCTCTCCCAGTAGTGTTATAATCCACAGTGAAAATATTGGTTAAGAGGCCAATAGTTTGCACTTAGTGATCAATTTTCAGCATCTTCcatgaaaaacaaaatgttaGGGTTGTGGGAAAAATCAGCATATTCACAAGCCATATTCGCCATTGCGTCAGCCAACCATTAGCCTCGTGATAAACATGACTAACCGAAACCTCCCAATCCAAGAACAACTCGGGGACCCAATacattgtttaaaatttaatgtAAGGTTTAGGAATATGTAGTATACTATAAAATAACTTATGTGGGATGAGAGCGTTGTAAAAATGATTTGGTGACCAAAATTGATGAATTATGTAGTTAAATAATAGAGTTTAAAGAATATGCACATGAGTGTAAAGTGGGATTACACATACGTCCAATAACATTCCATCATTCTCAtgtcattattttaaattaaagtttaaaaaattattcagcCCACTACTTCTTGTTGAGATTTATCAATGTCCAATGTGCCGATCCAATCCCATGAGGCTCCCCCTCATGGCCCAACAATTCTAACAATTGAATAtatttggtgtgaacttttcaatgatataatttttaacttttctttcTAACAGAAGCGCGCTCTCTCTCAGCCGGccctaattttcttttcttcaagtctcttcttcttcttcttcttcttcttcttcttcttcttcttcttcttcttcttcttcttcttcttcttcttcttcttcttct from Trifolium pratense cultivar HEN17-A07 linkage group LG5, ARS_RC_1.1, whole genome shotgun sequence encodes:
- the LOC123884158 gene encoding DEAD-box ATP-dependent RNA helicase 31-like; amino-acid sequence: MPTKIFLSQLRLLHFQPMKLHSPQFLSQTLFKFSHLPLQNAAFRPFSVKPDRIRVSKSLVDDEAELSNWVDDLRTGRAETMKPAQRVSSGRETGDREGGFRPRKSSVSRGSGSNFVKRKPNLNSNSNRRFGLSSDDDGGDNEVVERVGSGREPVDRDGGFRPQKSSVSRGPGSNFGKKKPYLNSNSRRRFGLSSDNDDDEEEVVERGKFKGGGGSGSISEFLSEDDVEGETESDDDDEEEEEIVKKSRSVLFGKQNGVSTTPRPVSSGGSDSYLSDSRFDQCSVSPLSLKGIKDAGYEKMTVVQEATLPVILKGKDVLAKAKTGTGKTVAFLLPAIEVVVKSPPTDRDQRRPPIFVLVICPTRELACQAAAEATKLLKYHPTLGVQVVIGGTRLALEQKRMQANPCQILVATPGRLRDHIENTAGFASRLMGVKALVLDEADHLLDMGFRKDIEKIIAAIPKQRQTLMFSATIPDEVRQVCHVALKRDFEYINTVQEGSEDTHAQVRQMHLVAPLDKHFHLLYAILKEHIADDVDYKVLVFCTTAMVTRLVADLLGELNLNVREIHSRKPQSYRTRVSDEFRKSKGLILVTSDVSARGVDYPDVTLVVQVGVPADREQYIHRLGRTGRRGKEGQGILLLAPWEEFFLSTAKDLPIGKAPVPLVDPDTKKKVERALSNVEMKNKEAAYQAWLGYYNSNKKVGKDKYRLVELANEFSRCMGLDTPPAISKLVLGKMGLKNVPGLRSK